One genomic segment of Amycolatopsis sp. Hca4 includes these proteins:
- a CDS encoding TetR/AcrR family transcriptional regulator → MAGAASRDKLVSTREAILRGALTVVGEHGVGGLTNRRIVAAAGVSLGTLTYHFPSQTALLREAMLLFVEEETAKLGAIVDGYRSAGLSVEQAASVVEHVIAQLPFGADELGAHELYLQSARDPELQEASSRCFAAYDELAVTILSALGVPDPARLAGPVVALIAGLQLRRLATGETDTPVAEPLMMLLRGA, encoded by the coding sequence GTGGCCGGAGCGGCATCCCGCGACAAGCTGGTGAGCACGCGGGAGGCCATCCTGCGCGGCGCGCTGACCGTAGTCGGCGAACACGGGGTCGGCGGGCTGACGAACCGCCGGATCGTCGCCGCCGCGGGTGTCTCCCTCGGTACGTTGACCTACCACTTCCCCAGCCAGACGGCGCTGCTGCGCGAGGCGATGCTGCTGTTCGTCGAAGAGGAGACGGCGAAGCTCGGCGCGATCGTCGACGGCTACCGCTCGGCGGGTCTCTCGGTGGAACAAGCGGCCTCGGTGGTGGAGCACGTGATCGCGCAGCTGCCGTTCGGCGCGGACGAGCTCGGCGCCCACGAGTTGTACCTCCAGTCCGCGCGCGACCCCGAGCTGCAGGAAGCGTCTTCGCGGTGCTTCGCGGCGTACGACGAGCTGGCGGTGACGATCCTCAGCGCGCTGGGCGTCCCCGACCCGGCCCGGTTGGCCGGGCCGGTGGTGGCGCTGATCGCGGGGCTGCAGCTGCGCCGGTTGGCGACGGGCGAGACGGACACACCGGTGGCCGAGCCGCTGATGATGCTGCTCCGCGGAGCTTGA
- a CDS encoding oxygenase MpaB family protein, translated as MARPVVRGTAAWKYFGDFRDGLLAGQVLVLQVAHPVVAAGVRDHSDYRSDPWTRLMRTGASLSIYVYGGEAGARVEAARLRALHRTFTGVADGRRYSALDPAAYAWVHATLVKFPVDAQRFFGRSLSTSELEEYYAQMCDIGRMLGVRERDLPPDWAAFERYYDSMVAGFSVNPTIEQLFETIRTVPKPVSWLPDSWWRWHARIQMFLIRATLPPEFRERLGLQWTPRDKRRFARFASAVRVLATPMPAGLRTVHMRWIGKLNVWFRAHPRVYRALVRGEGPGAKPRL; from the coding sequence ATGGCCCGCCCGGTAGTCCGCGGCACGGCGGCGTGGAAGTACTTCGGCGACTTCCGCGACGGGCTGCTGGCCGGCCAGGTCCTGGTGCTGCAGGTGGCGCACCCGGTGGTCGCGGCGGGGGTGCGTGATCATTCGGACTACCGGTCGGACCCGTGGACGCGGTTGATGCGGACGGGCGCGTCGCTGTCGATCTACGTCTACGGCGGCGAGGCGGGGGCGCGGGTGGAAGCGGCGCGGTTGCGGGCGTTGCACCGGACGTTCACGGGCGTGGCGGACGGGCGGCGGTACAGCGCGTTGGACCCGGCCGCGTATGCGTGGGTGCATGCGACGTTGGTGAAGTTTCCGGTTGACGCGCAACGGTTTTTCGGGCGCAGTCTGTCCACATCGGAGCTTGAGGAGTATTACGCGCAGATGTGCGACATCGGGCGGATGCTGGGTGTGCGCGAGCGTGATCTGCCACCGGACTGGGCGGCTTTCGAGCGGTACTACGACTCGATGGTGGCGGGGTTTTCGGTGAATCCGACGATCGAGCAGCTCTTCGAGACGATCCGGACGGTTCCGAAGCCGGTTTCTTGGTTGCCGGACTCGTGGTGGCGGTGGCATGCGCGGATCCAGATGTTCCTGATCCGGGCCACGCTGCCGCCGGAATTCCGGGAGCGTCTCGGTCTACAGTGGACACCGCGGGACAAGCGGCGGTTCGCGCGGTTCGCTTCTGCGGTGCGGGTGTTGGCGACGCCGATGCCGGCTGGGCTGCGGACGGTGCACATGCGGTGGATCGGGAAGCTCAACGTGTGGTTTCGGGCGCATCCGCGGGTGTATCGGGCGTTGGTCCGCGGCGAAGGGCCGGGGGCGAAGCCTCGCCTCTGA
- a CDS encoding ABATE domain-containing protein produces the protein MEWVFDGGRPCLDLVNTMRSRHESGVELLTGPEALAEWLALAGLTTGPVPVTAGNVLAAKALREAIDRVLLPPEELSKMDIELVNNAAAAAPAPPPRLALTADGLRREVPAPKDPVAAAFATLAADAIDLATSDAEVRVCAADDCGLRFSDASPRRNRQWCSMSRCGNRAKARAHYARTGPQARRDVHNPS, from the coding sequence ATGGAGTGGGTCTTCGACGGCGGACGGCCGTGCCTCGATCTGGTCAACACGATGCGCAGCCGGCACGAGTCCGGTGTGGAGCTGCTGACCGGGCCGGAGGCGCTGGCGGAGTGGCTGGCACTGGCGGGGCTGACAACGGGCCCGGTCCCGGTGACGGCGGGCAACGTGCTGGCGGCGAAGGCGCTGCGGGAGGCGATCGACCGGGTGCTGCTGCCGCCGGAGGAGTTGTCGAAGATGGACATCGAGCTGGTCAACAACGCCGCAGCGGCGGCACCGGCACCCCCACCCCGCTTGGCGCTGACGGCCGACGGGCTCCGCCGAGAGGTCCCGGCCCCGAAGGACCCGGTGGCGGCGGCCTTCGCAACCCTGGCGGCGGACGCAATCGACCTGGCCACGAGCGACGCAGAGGTCCGAGTATGCGCGGCCGACGACTGCGGCTTGCGGTTCAGCGACGCATCACCCCGCCGCAACCGCCAGTGGTGCTCGATGTCCCGGTGCGGAAACCGCGCGAAGGCCCGGGCCCACTACGCGCGCACCGGTCCACAGGCAAGGCGAGATGTGCACAACCCAAGCTAG
- a CDS encoding alpha/beta fold hydrolase yields MHRLENMATVNGIRMHYLRAGDGPPLFLLHGWPQTSHCWRRVLAPLAETHTVIAPDLRGYGRTDKPATGYDKRTMAADVAALAEHLGFTKTAVAGHDRGGRVAHRWALDRPDQVERLAVLDIAPTRAMWQRLDAGIAKGYWHWLFHLQPDLPELLAGQNIAAYLGYFFERWTYQRHALDAEAQAEYVRAFSQPGALRAGFDDYRASFPDDAELDHADFAAGKRLTQPLLALWGANGLLGSLPTLDIWREYADDVTGEALAECGHFLPEEQPAEVVDHLRKFLDP; encoded by the coding sequence ATGCACCGGTTAGAAAATATGGCCACCGTGAACGGCATCCGCATGCACTACCTCCGTGCCGGCGACGGCCCACCGCTGTTCCTGCTGCACGGCTGGCCGCAGACGTCGCACTGCTGGCGCCGGGTACTGGCGCCGCTCGCCGAGACGCACACCGTGATCGCCCCCGACCTGCGCGGCTACGGCCGCACCGACAAACCGGCGACCGGCTACGACAAGCGCACGATGGCCGCCGACGTGGCCGCGCTCGCCGAGCACCTCGGGTTCACCAAGACGGCCGTCGCCGGGCACGACCGCGGTGGCCGCGTCGCCCACCGCTGGGCCCTCGACCGCCCGGACCAGGTCGAACGCCTCGCCGTGCTCGACATCGCCCCGACCCGCGCGATGTGGCAACGCCTCGACGCCGGCATCGCCAAGGGGTACTGGCACTGGCTCTTCCACCTCCAGCCCGACCTGCCGGAACTCCTCGCGGGCCAGAACATCGCCGCCTACCTCGGCTACTTCTTCGAGCGCTGGACATACCAGCGCCACGCTCTCGACGCCGAGGCGCAGGCCGAGTACGTCCGCGCCTTCTCCCAGCCCGGCGCCCTCCGGGCCGGCTTCGACGACTACCGCGCCTCCTTCCCCGACGACGCCGAGCTCGACCACGCCGACTTCGCCGCCGGGAAGCGCCTCACCCAGCCCCTGCTCGCCCTCTGGGGCGCGAACGGCCTGCTCGGCTCGCTCCCGACGCTCGACATCTGGCGCGAGTACGCCGACGACGTCACCGGCGAAGCCCTCGCCGAGTGCGGCCACTTCCTCCCCGAGGAACAACCTGCCGAAGTGGTCGACCACCTGCGGAAGTTCCTCGACCCCTGA
- a CDS encoding FixH family protein, which translates to MRRPTLLIAVVVLVVAAGAAWLLWGGGAAKPTTQQAVSGPYTVEFSAEQPRIGGNTFAVAVTGPAPDTVTVAPVMAQMGHAFPPVPAGPDGPGRFRATGVGLPMAGQWEITVSLRGPGGPAQVVFPVLVK; encoded by the coding sequence ATGAGGCGCCCGACGTTGCTGATCGCCGTCGTCGTCCTGGTCGTCGCGGCCGGGGCCGCGTGGCTGCTGTGGGGCGGCGGTGCCGCGAAACCCACCACCCAGCAAGCGGTTTCCGGCCCGTACACCGTCGAGTTCTCCGCAGAGCAGCCCCGAATCGGCGGCAACACGTTCGCGGTGGCGGTGACCGGACCCGCGCCCGACACCGTCACGGTCGCGCCGGTCATGGCGCAGATGGGACACGCGTTCCCCCCGGTGCCCGCCGGGCCGGACGGGCCCGGCCGCTTCCGCGCCACCGGCGTCGGGCTGCCGATGGCCGGGCAGTGGGAGATCACCGTTTCGCTGCGCGGCCCCGGCGGGCCCGCGCAGGTCGTCTTTCCCGTGTTGGTCAAGTAA
- a CDS encoding DUF397 domain-containing protein: MADYPSFADYDPNTAVSMFEEAAWEKSFASEPNGGSCVEVNLGRDGVIGVRDTKLATSPVFVFDTAEWEAFLIAVKAGQFDLPA, translated from the coding sequence ATGGCGGATTATCCGTCGTTCGCGGATTACGATCCGAACACGGCCGTGTCTATGTTCGAAGAGGCCGCCTGGGAGAAGTCGTTCGCCAGCGAGCCCAACGGCGGCAGCTGTGTCGAGGTCAACCTGGGCCGGGACGGCGTGATCGGCGTCCGGGACACCAAGCTCGCGACCAGCCCGGTCTTCGTGTTCGACACCGCCGAGTGGGAAGCGTTCCTGATCGCCGTCAAGGCCGGGCAGTTCGACCTGCCCGCCTGA
- a CDS encoding class I SAM-dependent methyltransferase produces the protein MTAAAYDAVAVQYAEFAAEVWDRHPLEWAVWTAFADSVRGRGPVADLGCGPGHLTAHLRSLGLDAFGVDLSPAMVALAGAAHPDLRFEVGSMAALDLPDASLGGILSWYSVIHTTPAELPGYFAEFARTLVPGGHVLLGCFESRGGPRTTFDHKVTTAYCWPLDELAGIAAAAGLTEVGRVLREPGPDERPLRHGSLLLRKP, from the coding sequence GTGACGGCGGCCGCCTACGACGCGGTCGCCGTCCAGTACGCGGAATTCGCCGCCGAGGTCTGGGACAGGCACCCGCTGGAGTGGGCGGTCTGGACCGCGTTCGCGGATTCCGTGCGCGGCCGCGGCCCGGTCGCCGACCTCGGCTGCGGACCCGGCCACCTCACCGCGCACCTGCGTTCGCTGGGGCTCGACGCGTTCGGCGTCGACCTGTCCCCGGCGATGGTCGCGCTCGCCGGGGCCGCCCACCCGGACCTGCGGTTCGAAGTGGGTTCGATGGCGGCGCTGGACCTGCCGGACGCTTCGCTCGGCGGGATCCTGTCGTGGTACTCGGTGATCCACACCACGCCGGCGGAGCTGCCGGGGTACTTCGCCGAATTCGCCCGAACGTTGGTGCCGGGTGGTCACGTTCTGTTGGGGTGCTTCGAATCCCGCGGTGGTCCGCGGACGACGTTCGACCACAAGGTGACGACGGCCTACTGCTGGCCGCTGGACGAACTGGCGGGCATCGCGGCCGCGGCGGGCCTCACCGAGGTGGGACGGGTGCTGCGGGAACCGGGCCCGGACGAGCGGCCGCTGCGGCACGGCAGCCTGCTGCTCCGGAAACCGTAG
- a CDS encoding SAM-dependent methyltransferase: MTTQDPEAPEGVDLDRPNAARIYDWFLGGDANWAIDRQFGEQAVKTFPMIKTVARVGRDFLGRGVRYLARNGIDQFLDLGSGVPTVGNVHEVATAVNPDARCVYVDNEPVAVAHSQILLEKEGVAGRHAVLQGDLRDPADIWKRALDTGVLDPNRPIGLIMVGVLYFLGADEPVAQTIQKYLSLLPSGSYFLSSHLTSDGLEEMADAESRESIMKQYNQSSTPLHLRSRAEFTSFFEGLELVEPGIVYLPEWHPEEIESRATKKLANDPAFVGHLCGLGRKP, translated from the coding sequence ATGACGACGCAGGACCCCGAAGCCCCTGAAGGCGTGGACCTGGACCGGCCGAACGCCGCCCGCATCTACGACTGGTTCCTCGGCGGCGACGCCAACTGGGCCATCGACCGGCAGTTCGGGGAGCAGGCGGTCAAGACCTTCCCGATGATCAAGACCGTCGCCCGCGTCGGCCGCGACTTCCTCGGCCGCGGCGTGCGGTACCTGGCGCGCAACGGGATCGACCAGTTCCTCGACCTCGGCTCCGGCGTCCCCACGGTCGGCAACGTCCACGAGGTCGCGACCGCGGTGAACCCGGACGCCCGGTGCGTGTACGTCGACAACGAGCCGGTCGCCGTGGCCCACTCGCAGATCCTGCTGGAGAAGGAGGGCGTCGCCGGGCGGCACGCGGTGCTGCAGGGCGACCTGCGCGACCCGGCCGACATCTGGAAGCGCGCGCTCGACACCGGTGTCCTCGACCCGAACCGCCCGATCGGCTTGATCATGGTCGGCGTCCTGTACTTCCTCGGCGCCGACGAGCCGGTGGCCCAGACCATCCAGAAGTACCTGTCGCTGCTGCCCTCCGGCTCGTACTTCCTGTCCTCGCACCTGACGAGCGACGGACTGGAGGAGATGGCCGACGCGGAGAGCCGCGAGTCGATCATGAAGCAGTACAACCAGTCCAGCACCCCGCTGCACCTGCGCAGCCGGGCGGAGTTCACGTCCTTCTTCGAGGGGCTGGAGCTGGTCGAGCCGGGCATCGTCTACCTGCCGGAGTGGCACCCGGAGGAAATCGAGTCGCGGGCCACCAAGAAGCTCGCGAACGACCCGGCGTTCGTCGGCCACCTCTGCGGCCTCGGCCGCAAGCCGTGA
- a CDS encoding SAM-dependent methyltransferase encodes MDPDFLPDAVDLDRPNVARIYDWALGGTANWAIDRQYGEQALKVFPLAKTLARANRDFLGRAVRYCVGQGITQFLDLGSGIPTSGNVHEVADDHSDDSRCVYVDNEPVAVAHARMLLEEAGDPERHAVLHADLRDAGDVWDAALDTGVLDPDRPICLLTVAVLHFLPDVTGVREAIGAYRTLLAPGSAYVLSHATESGVDGEELEQIRKLVKLSERSSSPAVSRSLDEIAAFFGTFDVIEPGIVPVGEWRPEPGAATVPLASVVGGVGRKPGGRNDDAGPRSP; translated from the coding sequence GTGGACCCCGACTTCCTGCCCGACGCCGTCGACCTGGACCGGCCGAACGTGGCGAGGATCTACGACTGGGCGCTCGGCGGCACCGCGAACTGGGCCATCGACCGCCAGTACGGCGAGCAGGCGCTGAAGGTCTTCCCGCTGGCGAAGACCCTGGCCCGCGCGAACCGCGACTTCCTGGGCCGGGCGGTGCGCTACTGCGTCGGGCAGGGCATCACCCAGTTCCTCGACCTCGGCTCCGGCATCCCGACGTCCGGCAACGTGCACGAGGTGGCCGACGACCACAGCGACGACAGCCGGTGCGTCTACGTCGACAACGAGCCGGTGGCCGTCGCGCACGCCCGGATGCTGCTCGAGGAAGCAGGCGACCCCGAGCGGCACGCCGTGCTGCACGCCGACCTGCGGGACGCCGGCGACGTCTGGGACGCCGCGCTCGACACCGGCGTGCTCGACCCGGACCGGCCGATCTGCCTGCTCACCGTGGCGGTGCTGCACTTCCTGCCGGACGTCACCGGTGTCCGCGAAGCCATCGGCGCCTACCGGACGCTGCTGGCGCCCGGGTCGGCGTACGTGCTTTCGCACGCGACCGAGTCCGGCGTCGACGGCGAAGAGCTGGAGCAGATCCGGAAGCTCGTGAAGCTGTCGGAGCGGTCGAGCTCGCCCGCGGTTTCCCGGTCCCTCGACGAGATTGCCGCCTTCTTCGGTACCTTCGACGTCATCGAGCCCGGGATCGTGCCTGTGGGAGAGTGGCGTCCCGAGCCCGGCGCCGCCACGGTCCCCCTCGCGAGCGTGGTCGGCGGTGTCGGCCGCAAGCCTGGAGGACGCAATGACGACGCAGGACCCCGAAGCCCCTGA
- a CDS encoding helix-turn-helix transcriptional regulator, translating into MASTVTSRRKQLGNELRHARTAARMTQQQVAEVLGCTQGKVNKIESGAVGVKLGDVRSMLNAFGINGEEADTLMNLARAAAGQRGHWSGYRSVVPHWFRTFTDLEPAAAEILTWHGERIPGPLQSEHYMLKQFTEAGATDVTSLVRNRLDRKAVFEQQQPPYYRFIISEGALRRAPGGYAPAVMLDQVEHLLSLEKHPRVYVHVLPFGARLAAVPNDFTIMRFPDRTRDFVYIEHSAGGLYLDDVKDFNIFVDSWDRLRGAALERQETRQFLKELAEGYRAQMQQLQ; encoded by the coding sequence ATGGCCAGCACCGTCACCTCGCGCCGGAAGCAGCTCGGGAACGAGCTCCGGCATGCCCGCACCGCGGCGCGGATGACACAGCAGCAGGTCGCCGAGGTCCTCGGCTGCACCCAGGGCAAGGTCAACAAGATCGAGTCCGGTGCCGTCGGGGTGAAACTCGGGGATGTGCGATCGATGCTGAACGCGTTCGGGATCAACGGCGAAGAGGCCGACACGCTGATGAACCTGGCGCGGGCCGCCGCCGGGCAGCGCGGCCACTGGTCCGGCTACCGCTCGGTGGTGCCGCACTGGTTCCGCACCTTCACCGACCTGGAGCCCGCGGCCGCGGAGATCCTCACCTGGCACGGTGAGCGCATCCCGGGCCCGCTGCAGTCCGAGCACTACATGCTCAAGCAGTTCACCGAGGCCGGCGCGACGGACGTGACGTCGCTGGTCCGCAACCGCCTCGACCGCAAGGCGGTGTTCGAACAGCAGCAGCCGCCCTACTACCGGTTCATCATCAGCGAAGGCGCGCTGCGCCGGGCCCCCGGCGGGTACGCGCCGGCGGTGATGCTCGACCAGGTCGAGCACCTGCTCTCGCTGGAGAAGCACCCGCGCGTCTACGTGCACGTGCTGCCGTTCGGCGCGCGGCTGGCCGCGGTGCCCAACGACTTCACGATCATGCGGTTCCCGGACCGCACTCGCGACTTCGTCTACATCGAGCACTCCGCGGGCGGGCTGTACCTGGACGACGTCAAGGACTTCAACATCTTCGTCGACTCGTGGGACAGGCTGCGCGGTGCCGCGCTGGAGCGGCAGGAGACCCGGCAGTTCCTCAAGGAGCTTGCAGAGGGTTACCGCGCGCAGATGCAGCAGCTCCAATAG
- a CDS encoding MBL fold metallo-hydrolase, producing the protein MTDRSPSAAAVTRLADQVHGYVQPDGSWYINNCGFVDAGDHTVLIDTCSTERRTRALLAAVEATTGSPVTTLVNTHHHGDHTNGNYLVEGAAVVGHRKTRELLVAEGIQTFEGVFVGSDWGELRSRPPEIVFDDRLTLYAGDVEIQLIHPGHAAHTTNDVLVWLPAQRVLYAGDLVFHGGSPFALMGSVAGWRQGLDIIRELSPEVILPGHGGPCGLDVVDKVDEYLGFVQKTAERGKAAGLSPLELAKETDLGEFASLSEQERLPGNLHRAYAELDGAEWGAEIDLVAAITDMLAFNKGPIRCFS; encoded by the coding sequence GTGACCGATCGTTCGCCCTCCGCCGCCGCCGTCACCCGGCTGGCCGACCAGGTCCACGGCTACGTCCAGCCGGACGGCTCCTGGTACATCAACAACTGCGGGTTCGTCGACGCCGGCGACCACACCGTGCTGATCGACACCTGCTCGACCGAGCGGCGCACGCGCGCGCTGCTCGCCGCGGTCGAAGCGACCACCGGCAGCCCGGTGACGACGCTGGTGAACACCCACCACCACGGTGACCACACCAACGGCAACTACCTGGTCGAGGGCGCCGCGGTGGTCGGCCACCGCAAGACGCGTGAGCTGCTGGTCGCCGAAGGCATCCAGACGTTCGAGGGCGTCTTCGTCGGCAGCGACTGGGGCGAACTGCGGTCCCGGCCGCCCGAGATCGTCTTCGACGACCGGCTCACGCTGTACGCCGGCGACGTCGAGATCCAGCTGATCCACCCCGGCCACGCGGCCCACACGACCAACGACGTCCTGGTCTGGCTGCCCGCCCAGCGGGTCCTCTACGCCGGTGACCTGGTGTTCCACGGCGGCAGCCCGTTCGCGCTGATGGGCTCGGTGGCCGGGTGGCGCCAGGGCCTCGACATCATCCGGGAGCTGTCCCCCGAGGTGATCTTGCCTGGTCACGGGGGTCCGTGCGGGCTCGACGTGGTGGACAAAGTGGACGAATACCTCGGGTTCGTCCAGAAGACGGCCGAGCGCGGGAAGGCCGCCGGGTTGTCGCCGCTGGAGCTGGCGAAGGAGACGGACCTCGGCGAGTTCGCGTCGCTCTCCGAGCAAGAGCGGCTACCCGGCAACCTGCACCGGGCGTACGCCGAACTCGACGGCGCCGAGTGGGGCGCGGAGATCGACCTGGTCGCCGCGATCACCGACATGCTCGCCTTCAACAAGGGACCCATCCGCTGCTTCTCCTGA
- the gndA gene encoding NADP-dependent phosphogluconate dehydrogenase produces the protein MSKKASIGVTGLAVMGRNLARNLARHGHTVALHNRSEERTRALVEQFGDEGDFIPAYSAQEFVNALERPRQVVIMVKAGGPTDAVIEEFAPLLEEGDVIIDAGNAHFADTRRREKALRERGLHFVGSGVSGGEEGALHGPSIMPGGSKESYESLGPLFEDISAKVDGEPCCTHIGADGAGHFVKMVHNGIEYADMQLIAESFDLLRHAGGYSPAEIADVFRTWNTGRLDSYLIEITAEVLAHVDQATGKPFVDVVEDAAEQKGTGRWTVQIGLDLGVPISGIAEAVFARSLSGSKPLRAAARGLGGPSAAPLSGSSLERFADDVEQALYASKVVAYAQGFNQIQAGATEYGWDIDLGKVASIWRGGCIIRAKFLNDITSAYAEEPQLPTLLTSGGFRKAVEDAQDSWRSVISTAVQLGIPTPGFSTALAYYDGLRADRLPAALVQGQRDFFGAHTYRRVDREGSFHTAWAADGRPESEA, from the coding sequence ATGAGCAAGAAGGCGAGCATCGGGGTCACCGGCCTGGCGGTCATGGGCCGCAACCTGGCCCGCAACCTGGCCCGGCACGGCCACACGGTGGCCCTGCACAACCGGTCCGAGGAGCGGACCCGCGCGCTGGTGGAGCAGTTCGGCGACGAGGGCGACTTCATCCCGGCGTACTCCGCGCAGGAGTTCGTCAACGCGCTGGAGCGGCCGCGCCAGGTCGTGATCATGGTCAAGGCGGGCGGCCCGACCGACGCCGTCATCGAGGAGTTCGCGCCGCTGCTCGAAGAGGGCGACGTGATCATCGACGCCGGCAACGCGCACTTCGCCGACACGCGCCGCCGCGAGAAGGCGCTGCGCGAACGCGGCCTGCACTTCGTCGGCAGCGGCGTCTCGGGCGGCGAGGAAGGCGCGCTGCACGGGCCGAGCATCATGCCCGGCGGCTCGAAGGAGTCGTACGAGTCGCTCGGCCCGCTGTTCGAGGACATCTCGGCGAAGGTCGACGGCGAGCCGTGCTGCACGCACATCGGCGCGGACGGCGCCGGCCACTTCGTCAAGATGGTGCACAACGGCATCGAGTACGCCGACATGCAGCTGATCGCGGAGTCGTTCGACCTGCTGCGCCACGCCGGCGGCTACTCCCCCGCCGAGATCGCCGACGTGTTCCGCACCTGGAACACCGGGCGGCTCGACTCCTACCTGATCGAGATCACCGCCGAGGTGCTCGCGCACGTCGACCAGGCGACCGGCAAGCCGTTCGTCGACGTCGTCGAGGACGCCGCCGAGCAGAAGGGCACCGGACGCTGGACGGTGCAGATCGGCCTCGACCTCGGTGTCCCGATCTCGGGCATCGCCGAAGCCGTCTTCGCGCGTTCGCTGTCCGGGTCCAAGCCGCTGCGCGCGGCGGCCCGCGGGCTCGGCGGCCCTTCGGCGGCTCCGCTGTCCGGGTCGTCGCTGGAGCGCTTCGCCGACGACGTCGAGCAGGCGCTGTACGCGTCGAAGGTGGTCGCGTACGCGCAGGGCTTCAACCAGATCCAGGCAGGCGCGACCGAGTACGGCTGGGACATCGACCTCGGCAAGGTCGCCTCGATCTGGCGCGGCGGCTGCATCATCCGCGCGAAGTTCCTCAACGACATCACCTCCGCCTACGCCGAGGAGCCGCAGCTGCCGACGCTGCTCACCTCGGGCGGCTTCCGCAAGGCGGTCGAGGACGCGCAGGACTCGTGGCGTTCGGTGATCTCGACGGCGGTCCAGCTCGGCATCCCGACGCCGGGCTTCTCGACGGCGCTGGCGTACTACGACGGCCTCCGCGCCGACCGGCTGCCGGCGGCGTTGGTCCAGGGCCAGCGCGACTTCTTCGGCGCCCACACCTACCGCCGGGTGGACCGCGAAGGCTCGTTCCACACGGCCTGGGCCGCCGACGGCCGCCCGGAGTCCGAAGCCTGA
- a CDS encoding Clp protease N-terminal domain-containing protein, whose translation MTLPFNVKLDDLINAIKSNHDHDALAQLTDAVYLGQHLGEVADHLIGHFVDQARRSGASWTEIGASMGVTKQAAQKRFVPKVDPGGDLSGNIERVYGRYTDRARHVVVEAQKAAVTHASPEIDTVHIVLGLLTEPAALAAGAILAQGVQLDAVREAAEARLPEPVDPVPNVVPFSAAAKKTLELTMREGLRLGHNYIGTEHMLLALLEQGEGSGFEVLDGLGVKKDKAEAKIVEVLAELLAARGQ comes from the coding sequence ATGACCCTGCCCTTCAACGTCAAGCTCGACGACCTCATCAACGCCATCAAGAGCAACCACGACCACGACGCCCTGGCCCAGTTGACCGACGCGGTCTACCTGGGCCAGCACCTCGGCGAGGTGGCTGACCACCTGATCGGCCACTTCGTCGACCAGGCCCGGCGGTCCGGGGCGTCCTGGACCGAGATCGGCGCCAGCATGGGCGTCACGAAACAGGCCGCCCAGAAGCGGTTCGTGCCGAAGGTGGATCCCGGTGGCGACCTGAGCGGGAACATCGAGCGCGTCTACGGCCGCTACACCGACCGCGCGCGACACGTCGTCGTCGAAGCCCAGAAGGCGGCTGTCACGCACGCCAGCCCGGAGATCGACACCGTGCACATCGTGCTGGGCCTGCTGACCGAGCCCGCCGCGCTGGCGGCCGGGGCGATCCTGGCCCAGGGCGTGCAGCTGGACGCCGTCCGCGAAGCCGCCGAAGCGCGGCTGCCCGAGCCGGTCGACCCGGTGCCGAACGTGGTCCCGTTCTCCGCCGCCGCCAAGAAGACCCTCGAGCTGACCATGCGCGAAGGCCTGCGGCTCGGGCACAACTACATCGGCACCGAGCACATGCTGCTGGCCCTGCTGGAACAGGGCGAAGGCAGTGGCTTCGAGGTGCTCGACGGCCTGGGGGTCAAGAAGGACAAGGCCGAGGCGAAGATCGTGGAGGTGCTGGCGGAACTCCTCGCCGCCCGGGGGCAGTGA
- a CDS encoding FAD-dependent monooxygenase has product MTRTQVAVIGSGPAGLLLSFLLHWAGIDCVVLKARDREYG; this is encoded by the coding sequence GTGACGCGCACGCAGGTCGCGGTCATCGGTTCCGGCCCAGCCGGGTTGCTGCTGTCGTTCCTGCTGCACTGGGCCGGGATCGACTGCGTGGTCCTGAAAGCCCGCGACCGCGAGTACGGCTGA